A region of Bradyrhizobium sp. SZCCHNS1050 DNA encodes the following proteins:
- the rpsO gene encoding 30S ribosomal protein S15, translating to MSVTAERKAEIIKANATKAGDTGSPEVQVAILSERINNLTSHFKTHGKDNHSRRGLLKLVSTRRSLLDYLKKNDEARYKALLEKHNIRR from the coding sequence ATGTCGGTGACCGCAGAGCGCAAGGCGGAAATCATCAAGGCGAATGCCACCAAGGCCGGTGATACCGGTTCTCCCGAGGTGCAGGTTGCGATCCTGTCGGAACGCATCAACAACCTGACCAGCCATTTCAAGACCCACGGCAAGGACAACCACTCCCGCCGCGGTCTCCTGAAGCTGGTGTCGACCCGCCGTTCGCTGCTGGACTATCTGAAGAAGAACGACGAGGCGCGCTACAAGGCGCTGCTCGAGAAGCACAACATCCGTCGTTGA